A genomic stretch from Nitrospirae bacterium YQR-1 includes:
- a CDS encoding FHA domain-containing protein — protein MGLVKVCPTCRGVNSSADMMCSRCFGDISGIKPNDEFTDEFKVSQEALEAVPPPATSDDRTIVEVKNRLLLRLKDGREIVVKPGDVVGRKAVGADVIADFPTVSRRHVKFTFENGKWLIEDLNSTNETYLDDVRLTTGQRTEIKQNQKLTLSFSLDMTVK, from the coding sequence ATGGGATTGGTTAAAGTGTGTCCGACATGCAGGGGGGTTAATTCATCGGCTGATATGATGTGCAGCCGTTGTTTTGGAGACATCTCAGGCATAAAGCCAAACGATGAGTTTACCGATGAATTCAAAGTATCTCAGGAAGCCCTTGAAGCAGTGCCGCCGCCTGCTACCTCTGATGACAGAACAATCGTGGAAGTCAAAAACCGCTTGTTATTACGGCTTAAAGACGGCAGGGAAATAGTGGTTAAGCCGGGGGATGTGGTGGGCAGAAAAGCGGTGGGAGCGGATGTAATAGCTGATTTTCCGACAGTATCCCGCCGTCATGTTAAATTTACCTTTGAAAACGGTAAGTGGTTGATTGAGGATCTGAATTCCACAAATGAGACATATCTTGATGATGTAAGACTGACAACAGGGCAAAGGACAGAGATTAAGCAAAACCAAAAGCTCACACTATCGTTTTCTTTAGATATGACAGTAAAGTAG
- a CDS encoding AAA family ATPase translates to MTNEIMPKWAREIIRFLTIKPQFILWGNVFDIYPIEISGAVTTLKMTDYLHRILKEAGYSIILAYEPLYGFEVMEGEPEKIKKITPEEIKKEKPYPCTPLKAAGIIEQFSTTNTTYTAVIMNFASRLQDIAPNDMQELYYRAYHLSQKSIPVIADGAAFPQFNLIIWLLNKENDIPAWFTLESPKVKVLAVPRPDFHLRKIIIENLAKNITGFNTLDDNRKGENINLFIDQTNNLHGTEIISIVSLARKQGIVFSEIGSAIRAYKLGIVENPWSKLDFDKISKSVEILSLRVKGQPHAIRRAQDIVKRAVFNLSGAQYSKFSQRPKGVLFFAGPTGVGKTELARALTELLFGSETSYIRFDMSEFSKEHADQRLVGAPPGYVGYDVGGELTNSVKQNPFSVILFDEIEKANPKILDIFLQILDDGRLTSGRGETVYFSESLIIFTSNLGIYDISAEGQKKMRVDPGMPLDAITTEIQTAIEDFFKYKLGRPEILNRIGDNIVVFDFIRPESAAAIVKKMISSVLEKIEDSFKITVKLTDEVSKKLNDYCCADLTMGGRGIGNKLETAFVNPVSRALFDYGIKPGETVTVTDLTESEQVWEIIIAEIYI, encoded by the coding sequence ATGACAAATGAGATTATGCCTAAATGGGCAAGGGAAATAATCAGGTTTCTGACAATTAAACCACAGTTTATTCTGTGGGGAAATGTGTTTGACATTTATCCAATAGAGATTTCCGGCGCCGTAACGACTTTAAAGATGACAGACTATCTGCATAGAATTCTTAAAGAGGCAGGATACTCCATCATTTTGGCATACGAGCCACTCTACGGCTTTGAAGTCATGGAGGGGGAGCCGGAAAAGATAAAAAAAATTACCCCTGAGGAGATTAAAAAGGAAAAACCCTATCCATGCACACCTTTAAAGGCTGCCGGAATAATTGAGCAGTTTTCAACAACAAATACAACCTACACAGCCGTAATTATGAACTTCGCCTCACGGCTGCAAGACATCGCACCTAATGATATGCAGGAGCTTTACTACAGAGCCTACCATCTTTCCCAGAAGTCAATACCGGTAATTGCCGATGGGGCTGCGTTTCCGCAGTTTAACCTGATAATATGGCTACTCAATAAGGAAAACGATATTCCTGCATGGTTTACCCTGGAAAGCCCAAAGGTTAAAGTCCTGGCAGTGCCGAGGCCGGACTTTCATTTAAGAAAAATTATTATTGAAAACCTTGCGAAAAATATAACCGGCTTTAACACACTTGATGATAATAGAAAAGGTGAAAACATCAACCTTTTTATAGACCAGACAAATAATTTACATGGTACGGAGATAATATCCATTGTATCGTTGGCAAGAAAACAGGGGATTGTGTTTTCAGAGATAGGGTCAGCCATACGAGCCTATAAACTCGGCATAGTGGAAAATCCATGGTCAAAGCTGGATTTCGATAAAATATCAAAGTCGGTTGAAATTTTAAGTTTAAGGGTAAAGGGGCAGCCTCATGCCATACGAAGGGCACAAGACATAGTAAAACGTGCTGTGTTTAATCTCTCAGGGGCACAGTACTCAAAGTTTTCCCAGCGCCCTAAAGGGGTGTTGTTTTTTGCAGGCCCCACCGGGGTGGGAAAGACTGAGCTTGCCAGGGCGCTCACTGAGCTGCTCTTTGGCTCAGAGACAAGTTACATCAGGTTTGACATGAGTGAGTTTTCCAAAGAGCACGCCGACCAGCGGCTGGTAGGAGCGCCACCCGGATATGTAGGATATGATGTGGGGGGGGAGCTGACAAATTCCGTGAAACAAAACCCTTTTTCCGTAATCCTGTTTGATGAGATAGAAAAAGCCAACCCTAAAATCCTTGACATATTTCTACAGATTTTAGATGACGGCAGGTTAACCTCCGGGCGCGGTGAGACTGTATATTTTTCCGAGAGCTTGATAATATTTACGAGCAATCTGGGGATATATGACATAAGCGCCGAGGGCCAAAAGAAAATGCGGGTTGACCCGGGTATGCCCTTAGATGCAATCACAACGGAAATACAGACTGCTATAGAGGATTTCTTTAAGTATAAACTTGGCAGGCCGGAGATATTAAACAGAATCGGAGACAATATCGTGGTGTTTGACTTTATAAGGCCGGAGTCCGCCGCCGCTATTGTTAAAAAGATGATTAGCAGCGTTTTAGAAAAAATAGAGGATAGTTTTAAAATCACAGTGAAATTAACTGATGAGGTATCAAAAAAGCTTAATGATTACTGCTGTGCCGACCTTACAATGGGAGGACGCGGGATAGGAAACAAACTTGAAACTGCTTTTGTTAATCCGGTATCGAGAGCACTTTTTGATTATGGGATAAAGCCCGGGGAGACGGTAACTGTAACAGACTTAACGGAATCGGAGCAGGTATGGGAAATCATAATAGCAGAGATATATATATAA
- a CDS encoding protein kinase: MSDPDRTLIDSDKTLVESDKTLVEVKHAKSGKINSFKNYTIVDELPAKGAEADIYLIEQNGKTSVLKLYRTGMEPKPEVLKKMKELSARFPDHIISITDSGFDTEAGRWYEIEEYAAFGSLKDFVTAPAGHALLDGIISEISESINVLHKNNIIHNDLKPSNILVKANAPLNLVFIDFGISSLMDPELSKKLTTVKGTPLYWAPEAFTGVVGKQSDWWSFGVIVLELLLGRHPFSGLDTRVIMYTLSTKGITVPDDIAPKYAVLIRGLLTRDPKSRWGYDEVSRWLRGDKSLIEYYSKEQVEGKKFAIPFVHRDKEYFELEELAAVFIESEEDWEAALSYIQRRYINKWLMQNGNYSASIRLDNLLSIELNDPDRSLIKVIYSFGDKSLPFALYGKLITLNNICLYATKALNDESTKGESVIIDSLLSGSLLTYYKDYIALTQNQDNDFLNTLKNLTKMFFGSTSYERKLEQLKSLQIMIDAQHYVLPAEIKNDFFNKSDIIAGRTDFLIKKNDYNILTEKYIVPECLQNDITGGKFDDYVASVKVLLELYKGGMLIKKRVFQELEEDYILPADVKNHLMGSDVQKYKEAVEFLKKIKDAGFLLKKDYYNSLLQKYIIPVSIQQETIAGSMFPQYCKSLETLRHMIKNNQLITEDDIRNHARDYPYNITYITAHIKDLTGLNTERKITGLIKIFRTRPNYFNRYLQLAKCITNKVELSKIPTINFLMDELKTTLDYEFKEFYMAYSYKKDEYSVLKKLLLYLEALKSSEIRWEFSDTEFLFEIEQKTPGLVRSIERSIQKNPGIEFLSGIITDTIKGVFSDSSFLNVCMNAYMRFQFRIEEAIALYKETESKGQQDDDK, translated from the coding sequence ATGAGTGACCCCGACAGAACGCTGATTGATTCAGATAAAACGCTGGTTGAGAGCGACAAGACTCTGGTTGAGGTTAAACACGCCAAATCAGGCAAGATAAACTCCTTTAAAAACTATACGATTGTGGATGAGCTGCCCGCTAAGGGTGCTGAGGCCGATATTTACCTGATTGAGCAAAATGGGAAAACCAGTGTTCTGAAACTCTACAGAACCGGTATGGAGCCTAAGCCCGAGGTGTTAAAAAAAATGAAAGAACTTAGCGCCCGCTTCCCCGACCATATCATATCCATAACAGACAGCGGCTTTGACACTGAGGCCGGCAGATGGTATGAGATTGAGGAGTATGCCGCCTTTGGCTCACTGAAAGATTTTGTAACGGCTCCGGCCGGGCATGCACTACTTGATGGGATAATAAGCGAAATAAGCGAATCCATCAATGTCCTTCACAAAAACAATATAATTCACAACGATTTAAAACCTTCAAATATTTTAGTGAAAGCCAATGCACCCCTTAACCTTGTCTTTATAGACTTTGGGATATCCTCGCTTATGGACCCTGAACTGTCAAAAAAACTGACAACCGTAAAGGGTACCCCTCTGTACTGGGCACCGGAGGCCTTTACCGGTGTTGTCGGCAAACAGTCCGATTGGTGGTCCTTTGGGGTTATTGTCCTTGAGCTGCTCCTGGGCCGTCATCCTTTTTCAGGTCTTGACACAAGAGTTATCATGTACACGCTTTCAACAAAAGGAATTACCGTCCCTGACGATATTGCCCCAAAGTATGCCGTACTTATAAGGGGGCTTCTGACCAGAGACCCAAAATCCCGTTGGGGGTATGATGAAGTCAGCAGGTGGCTCAGAGGCGATAAAAGCCTCATTGAGTACTACTCCAAAGAGCAGGTTGAAGGAAAAAAGTTTGCAATACCCTTTGTCCACAGAGACAAGGAGTACTTTGAGTTAGAGGAGCTTGCAGCAGTCTTTATAGAGAGTGAGGAGGACTGGGAGGCAGCTCTCTCCTATATCCAAAGGCGCTACATTAACAAGTGGCTTATGCAAAACGGCAATTACAGCGCCTCTATCCGCCTTGACAATCTCTTAAGCATTGAACTAAACGACCCCGACCGCAGCCTTATTAAAGTCATCTATTCCTTTGGAGATAAATCACTTCCCTTTGCCCTGTACGGAAAACTGATAACATTAAATAATATATGCCTCTATGCAACTAAAGCTCTTAATGATGAAAGCACTAAAGGTGAATCTGTAATCATAGACAGCCTCCTTAGCGGCAGCCTCCTTACATACTATAAAGACTATATCGCTTTGACACAAAATCAAGATAACGATTTCCTGAACACTCTTAAAAATCTTACAAAGATGTTTTTTGGAAGCACCTCATATGAAAGAAAACTCGAGCAGTTAAAATCCCTTCAGATCATGATTGATGCCCAACACTATGTACTCCCTGCTGAAATAAAAAATGACTTTTTTAATAAATCAGATATTATTGCAGGCCGAACAGATTTTCTCATTAAAAAGAATGATTACAACATCCTCACAGAAAAATATATCGTACCTGAGTGCTTACAGAATGATATAACCGGAGGCAAGTTTGACGATTACGTTGCATCTGTAAAAGTCCTGCTTGAGCTTTACAAGGGCGGTATGCTCATCAAAAAAAGAGTTTTTCAAGAACTTGAAGAGGATTACATTTTACCGGCAGACGTTAAAAATCATCTTATGGGTAGTGACGTCCAAAAATACAAAGAAGCAGTAGAATTTCTTAAAAAAATAAAAGACGCTGGTTTTTTGCTAAAAAAGGATTATTACAACAGTCTTCTACAGAAGTACATTATTCCGGTCTCTATACAGCAGGAGACAATTGCAGGCTCCATGTTTCCACAATATTGTAAATCACTGGAGACCCTCCGCCACATGATTAAAAACAATCAGCTTATAACTGAGGATGATATAAGAAATCATGCACGTGATTACCCATACAACATTACATACATCACAGCTCACATTAAGGATTTAACCGGATTAAACACGGAAAGAAAAATCACAGGGCTTATCAAAATTTTCAGAACCAGGCCCAATTATTTTAACCGGTACCTGCAACTGGCTAAGTGTATTACAAACAAGGTGGAATTATCTAAAATCCCAACTATCAATTTTCTTATGGATGAATTAAAGACAACGCTTGATTATGAATTTAAGGAATTCTACATGGCATACAGTTATAAAAAAGACGAATACTCGGTTTTAAAAAAACTGTTATTATATCTGGAAGCATTAAAATCGAGTGAGATACGATGGGAGTTTTCGGATACGGAATTCTTGTTTGAAATAGAGCAGAAAACACCTGGGCTGGTTCGTTCGATAGAGCGGAGTATTCAAAAAAATCCTGGAATAGAATTTTTAAGCGGCATCATAACAGATACAATCAAGGGTGTCTTTAGTGACTCATCTTTTCTAAACGTCTGTATGAACGCCTATATGAGATTTCAATTCAGAATAGAAGAGGCCATCGCCCTTTACAAAGAAACTGAAAGCAAAGGACAACAAGACGATGACAAATGA
- a CDS encoding flagellin FliC, translated as MAFVINTNIMSINAQRNLNRTQGPLQDAMQRLSSGLRINSAKDDAAGLAIATRMTAQIRGLTVAVRNANDGLSITQTAEGALDEVTNNLQRIRELGLQALSGQYGSTDVGYMQKEVNSLVEEIGRISEQTKFNGKRLLSDSFSVSMKVSYSASDSAISMNVPSVNTDVLGGNTYTSSGKDGTIMYLKDIHTATSTAVEGVGDASWVSGAGYPSAFSYTASVSITYTGRASFMVNDVSQSTGLRSAASNAIAIVDSAITSVTSLRASMGAKSNQFEAAIRNLDNVLEASQSSRSRIMDADFAQETANLTKSMILRQAGISVLSQANTAPQSVLNLLR; from the coding sequence ATGGCATTCGTTATAAATACCAACATAATGTCAATCAATGCACAGCGTAATCTCAACAGGACACAGGGACCACTACAGGATGCTATGCAGAGGCTGTCGTCGGGCTTAAGAATCAACTCAGCTAAGGATGATGCAGCAGGATTAGCAATAGCAACACGAATGACGGCACAAATCAGGGGGCTTACGGTAGCGGTAAGAAATGCCAACGACGGTCTGTCAATTACACAAACGGCAGAGGGTGCTTTGGATGAGGTAACCAATAACTTACAGAGAATCCGTGAACTCGGTTTGCAGGCATTGAGCGGTCAATACGGCTCAACCGATGTTGGTTACATGCAAAAAGAGGTTAATTCACTTGTGGAAGAGATAGGACGGATATCAGAGCAAACAAAATTTAACGGCAAGAGATTGTTGTCGGATTCCTTCAGTGTATCCATGAAAGTAAGTTATTCGGCAAGTGATTCGGCAATTTCGATGAATGTGCCATCGGTCAACACAGACGTATTGGGCGGAAACACCTATACATCAAGCGGAAAAGACGGTACTATCATGTATTTGAAAGACATCCATACTGCAACATCAACAGCAGTAGAGGGTGTGGGAGACGCCTCATGGGTAAGCGGAGCCGGATATCCCTCAGCATTTAGCTACACAGCAAGCGTCTCAATAACTTATACAGGCAGGGCATCATTTATGGTAAATGATGTCAGTCAGTCAACAGGATTGAGGTCTGCTGCATCGAATGCAATAGCGATTGTAGATTCGGCAATAACCTCTGTGACCAGTCTTCGGGCTTCCATGGGTGCTAAGTCAAACCAGTTTGAGGCGGCAATTCGTAATCTGGATAATGTTTTAGAGGCTTCACAGTCCTCCAGATCGAGAATCATGGATGCAGACTTTGCCCAGGAGACGGCAAACCTCACAAAATCCATGATACTCCGGCAGGCAGGCATTTCCGTCTTATCGCAGGCCAACACCGCCCCTCAAAGTGTTCTTAATCTTTTAAGATGA
- a CDS encoding radical SAM protein has product MGNHNSRDIYINLIHYPLSTLGPGNRVGIWFQGCNIRCSGCMSEFTWEQSAVHKTTTSVVMAALSKYQGSGITISGGEPFFQPDALYELLLLIRERGFNDILLYSGYRHEELALKYGYILPLVDVLIDGEFTAGMETQQWWKGSENQRAIVLSKQQSLVAVYEKYLSQRGNMRPLQVIKLKDRIFIAGIPRQQDMEAILNGIG; this is encoded by the coding sequence ATGGGAAATCATAATAGCAGAGATATATATATAAACCTGATTCACTATCCACTGAGCACCCTTGGGCCGGGTAATCGTGTCGGGATATGGTTTCAGGGCTGCAACATAAGATGCAGCGGCTGTATGTCTGAGTTTACATGGGAACAAAGTGCTGTGCATAAAACAACTACATCAGTGGTAATGGCGGCACTGAGTAAATATCAGGGGTCCGGGATAACAATAAGCGGCGGGGAGCCCTTTTTTCAGCCGGATGCCCTGTATGAGCTCTTGCTATTGATACGAGAGAGGGGCTTTAATGACATTTTACTTTATAGCGGATACAGGCATGAGGAGTTAGCTTTGAAGTACGGCTATATCTTGCCGCTTGTGGATGTATTGATAGACGGGGAGTTCACAGCCGGCATGGAGACGCAACAGTGGTGGAAGGGCTCAGAGAATCAGAGGGCAATAGTCTTGTCAAAACAGCAATCTCTGGTAGCCGTATATGAAAAGTATTTAAGCCAAAGGGGAAATATGAGACCGCTTCAGGTGATTAAGCTTAAGGACAGGATTTTCATAGCCGGCATCCCGCGGCAGCAGGATATGGAGGCAATTTTAAATGGGATTGGTTAA